The proteins below are encoded in one region of Sideroxydans lithotrophicus ES-1:
- a CDS encoding aminoacyl-histidine dipeptidase, whose translation MVATHVLANLQPIAVWAHFAALCAVPRSSLHEAALRQQLIEWAEAHGIKSLVDEAGNLILRKQASAGCEAAPGVILQGHLDMVCQANAGIKHDFERDPIKVQVHDGWVVAHDTTLGADNGIGVALALAALEEPGLVHPPLEVLLTVNEESGMDGARGLVPGTLQGATLINMDAEEWGHFYLGCAGGVDVEVRHACAQEALPPGYALWRLEVSGLRGGHSGIDIHLGRGNAIKLLADALHDLSEPFDLHLVEMSGGTARNAIPREACAVFAMPAADAGLLEAWVKDELEVWQEWFAESEDNISLVCRQIESTAVKAVAREDRDRLLEFLDSAANGVDRMSDDFPGVVDTSDNLGVVALRQGEFRATFKVRSLSDERADVLADRMISHAASYGLRAWTDGAYPGWTPNPSSDLLALCQQVYTKEFGQPASLQVIHAGLECGLLADSHPHLDMISFGPDIRGAHAPGERVEIESVAHCWALLKSILQALAAQPQGADASRAGKVSML comes from the coding sequence ATGGTGGCGACACATGTTCTGGCAAACCTTCAACCGATCGCGGTCTGGGCGCATTTCGCCGCGCTGTGTGCAGTGCCGCGTTCCTCGCTGCACGAGGCGGCGTTGCGCCAGCAGCTGATCGAGTGGGCAGAGGCGCACGGCATCAAGTCGCTGGTCGATGAAGCAGGCAACCTGATCCTGAGGAAGCAGGCGAGCGCAGGCTGTGAAGCGGCGCCCGGCGTGATCCTGCAAGGCCACCTGGATATGGTGTGCCAGGCCAATGCCGGCATAAAGCATGATTTCGAACGCGATCCGATCAAAGTGCAGGTGCACGATGGCTGGGTGGTGGCGCATGACACCACGCTGGGTGCTGACAATGGCATTGGCGTGGCATTGGCGCTGGCTGCGCTGGAAGAGCCGGGGCTGGTGCATCCGCCGCTGGAGGTGTTGCTCACCGTGAACGAGGAGTCCGGCATGGATGGTGCGCGCGGACTTGTTCCCGGTACCTTGCAGGGTGCGACGCTGATCAATATGGATGCAGAGGAGTGGGGACATTTCTATCTGGGCTGCGCGGGCGGTGTGGATGTGGAGGTGCGCCATGCTTGCGCGCAGGAAGCGTTGCCGCCTGGCTATGCACTGTGGCGGCTGGAGGTGAGCGGCTTGCGCGGCGGCCATTCCGGCATCGACATCCATCTTGGGCGCGGCAATGCGATCAAGCTGCTGGCCGATGCGCTGCATGACCTGTCCGAGCCCTTTGACCTGCACCTGGTGGAGATGTCCGGTGGCACTGCGCGCAACGCGATCCCGCGCGAGGCCTGTGCGGTGTTCGCGATGCCGGCTGCCGATGCCGGGTTGCTGGAAGCCTGGGTGAAGGATGAGCTCGAGGTGTGGCAGGAATGGTTCGCCGAGAGCGAGGACAATATCTCGCTGGTGTGCAGGCAGATCGAATCTACTGCGGTCAAGGCGGTCGCGCGCGAGGATCGCGACAGGCTGCTCGAATTCCTCGACAGCGCTGCAAATGGCGTCGATCGCATGAGCGACGATTTCCCCGGCGTGGTGGATACCTCGGACAACCTCGGCGTGGTGGCACTGCGGCAAGGCGAGTTCCGCGCCACCTTCAAGGTGCGCTCGCTGAGTGACGAGCGTGCGGACGTGCTGGCCGACAGGATGATCTCGCATGCGGCCAGTTATGGCTTGCGCGCATGGACGGACGGCGCGTATCCGGGCTGGACGCCGAATCCTTCTTCCGATCTGCTTGCGCTATGCCAGCAGGTCTACACAAAGGAGTTCGGCCAGCCTGCCAGCCTGCAGGTGATCCACGCCGGTCTGGAATGCGGCCTGCTCGCCGACAGCCATCCGCACCTGGACATGATCTCCTTCGGTCCCGACATCCGTGGCGCACATGCGCCGGGCGAGCGGGTGGAGATAGAATCTGTCGCGCACTGCTGGGCTTTGCTGAAGTCGATATTGCAGGCATTGGCTGCTCAGCCGCAAGGCGCAGATGCCAGCCGTGCCGGAAAGGTGTCGATGCTGTGA
- a CDS encoding glycine zipper 2TM domain-containing protein, which yields MNTITNRFGVLGIIALLSMLAFSGCSQKASTEEIAAQVKAAMAEEKAKEHAAAPAPEPTHKAEHAAGKPSERTRHVAEAKTARNEPVASAKKIECDNCGVVVAVKESEQEGKGTGLGVIAGGLTGGLVGNQVGNGTGRDLATIAGVIGGAIAGNKVEEKIKKTVVYDVTVKMENGEERVLRYKTAPGVMAGDKIKLEGEKIVRL from the coding sequence TTGAACACCATCACAAACCGCTTTGGCGTTTTGGGCATCATCGCCCTGCTCAGCATGCTTGCATTCAGCGGCTGCTCGCAAAAAGCCTCCACTGAAGAGATCGCCGCCCAAGTCAAGGCCGCCATGGCCGAAGAAAAAGCCAAGGAACACGCGGCAGCTCCCGCTCCCGAGCCGACGCATAAAGCCGAACATGCCGCCGGGAAACCCTCCGAAAGAACCCGGCATGTCGCAGAAGCAAAAACCGCACGCAACGAACCAGTGGCATCAGCAAAGAAAATCGAATGTGACAATTGCGGTGTCGTCGTTGCCGTCAAGGAAAGCGAGCAGGAAGGCAAAGGCACAGGTCTGGGAGTCATCGCCGGCGGCTTGACCGGTGGCCTCGTCGGCAATCAGGTCGGCAATGGCACGGGACGCGACCTCGCCACCATCGCAGGCGTGATCGGCGGTGCGATCGCCGGCAACAAGGTCGAGGAAAAGATCAAGAAGACCGTGGTCTACGATGTGACCGTGAAGATGGAGAACGGCGAAGAACGCGTGCTGCGTTACAAGACCGCCCCCGGCGTCATGGCAGGCGACAAGATCAAACTCGAAGGCGAGAAGATCGTAAGACTGTAA
- a CDS encoding pilin, producing MQTGLAASGANAAEPASDEDYYKAIIGPQNQEYYLERFFRFDDEGKILPTWNWSAFLVTSYWLLYRKMWVQAAIYFIIPLLLLALFWIVGFAVGRGSGFLITLGNFLYLAAVFIGVPMYANAAYYKHCKKMIAEVQATTQDTQRQLGELAGKGGTSKSVVFLVMFLAIVGFVGIVAAIAIPAYQDSAIRARMSQAVVVGRSAEDYVDAYYSTYRTTPRNLEAADFLSSLPSAVKSVTIDSQSGTVTITMKGAAAIEDKTIRFVPAQGGDQLRWACMSDDIQDRYLPQECRRSK from the coding sequence GTGCAGACCGGCCTGGCCGCTTCTGGTGCAAATGCTGCGGAGCCTGCCAGCGACGAGGATTATTACAAAGCCATCATCGGTCCCCAGAACCAGGAATATTATCTTGAGCGTTTTTTCCGTTTCGATGATGAGGGAAAGATACTTCCCACCTGGAACTGGTCCGCGTTCCTGGTGACGTCCTACTGGCTGCTGTACCGCAAGATGTGGGTCCAGGCCGCGATCTATTTCATTATTCCCTTGCTGTTGCTGGCCCTGTTCTGGATCGTTGGTTTTGCGGTCGGCCGCGGTTCGGGTTTCCTGATCACTTTGGGCAATTTCCTCTATCTGGCGGCGGTCTTCATCGGGGTGCCGATGTATGCGAATGCGGCTTATTACAAGCACTGCAAGAAGATGATCGCTGAAGTGCAGGCGACGACACAGGATACGCAACGGCAACTGGGCGAACTTGCCGGCAAGGGCGGCACGAGCAAGTCGGTGGTCTTCCTCGTGATGTTCCTGGCGATCGTCGGCTTTGTCGGAATAGTGGCTGCCATCGCCATTCCCGCCTACCAGGACTCCGCGATCAGGGCGCGCATGTCGCAGGCGGTGGTCGTCGGCAGGTCTGCAGAAGATTATGTCGACGCTTACTACAGCACCTACAGGACGACTCCGCGCAACCTGGAAGCGGCAGACTTCCTTTCGTCGTTGCCGTCCGCGGTGAAGTCGGTGACCATCGACAGCCAATCCGGTACGGTCACGATCACGATGAAAGGTGCAGCGGCCATCGAGGACAAGACAATCAGGTTCGTTCCTGCACAGGGTGGCGACCAGCTCAGGTGGGCTTGCATGAGCGATGACATCCAGGACAGGTATCTGCCGCAAGAGTGTCGGCGCTCGAAGTGA
- a CDS encoding EI24 domain-containing protein: MNSVLSALIRALQTLFHPKMLSLVLWPMLVAVALWVGAAMLFWGSWVNDLTGMVQATPLEQWIAHGFLAVVSHYLIVIILMLLLLPAIYVTALLITAVFAMPMMVDHVAEKYYPELERKRGGSNAGSIANAAVAIVVYCAGWVLSLPLWLFSPLALLLPLVLMAYLNQRLFRYDALAEHASREEYARVIERGTVKLYLLGLAAGLLQFVPLLNLFSPVYVALAFIHLCLDELKQLRQTVQDSS; this comes from the coding sequence ATGAACAGCGTGCTTTCCGCCCTGATCCGGGCACTCCAGACCCTTTTCCATCCGAAGATGTTGTCGCTGGTGCTATGGCCCATGCTGGTGGCCGTGGCGTTGTGGGTAGGAGCGGCGATGTTGTTCTGGGGAAGCTGGGTCAACGACCTGACCGGCATGGTTCAGGCCACTCCGCTGGAGCAATGGATAGCGCACGGTTTCCTTGCCGTGGTGTCGCATTACCTGATCGTCATCATCCTGATGCTGTTGCTGCTGCCGGCGATCTATGTCACCGCGCTGCTGATCACCGCGGTCTTCGCCATGCCGATGATGGTCGACCACGTCGCCGAAAAGTATTACCCGGAGCTGGAGCGCAAGCGGGGCGGCAGCAATGCCGGCAGCATCGCCAATGCGGCTGTCGCCATCGTCGTGTATTGCGCCGGCTGGGTGCTGAGCCTGCCGCTGTGGCTGTTCTCGCCGCTCGCCCTGCTGTTGCCGCTGGTGCTGATGGCCTACCTGAACCAGCGCCTGTTCCGCTATGACGCGCTGGCCGAGCATGCCAGCCGGGAAGAATATGCGCGGGTCATCGAACGTGGCACGGTGAAGCTCTATCTGCTGGGATTGGCCGCCGGATTGCTGCAGTTCGTGCCGCTGCTCAACCTGTTCTCGCCCGTCTACGTTGCGCTGGCGTTCATCCACTTGTGTCTGGACGAGTTGAAACAACTGCGCCAAACCGTTCAGGATTCCAGCTGA
- a CDS encoding HD-GYP domain-containing protein, translated as MNNGSEAVAKVRLEHRHIVLGQPLQFDLVDDRGRVWLKFGYVIQSQGQLDRLIDRGVFFEEIIDETQRQQQAKEYVSVFLRVSELAGDFERLFATEPVNYGAVLNITELIQDLCELDGDAALANIQLHKSGRYSLRHSFHSAVMTEMLLRHLDRPREVRSYAVAGALTMNIGMLELQDLLYQQDVPLTLEQKRAIVAHPEMAVEALRKQGIDHSVWLEVVGHHHEMIDGSGYPRRRSGDELSIESQAVSLADRFCALVSERKYRSGVLPSLAAQNLMSRQASTIAPALATAFTQEVGSYPPGTMVVLANGEVAVVVRRLLNLKQPMVRSLRSPSGIRYVAPPKRIASGPVFAIKEAVDAQVIKDFDWAILWSSVQLDEASAE; from the coding sequence TTGAATAACGGGAGCGAAGCGGTGGCGAAAGTTCGGCTTGAACATCGGCATATAGTGCTCGGGCAGCCTCTGCAGTTTGATCTGGTCGACGACCGTGGCAGGGTGTGGCTCAAATTCGGCTATGTCATCCAGAGCCAGGGCCAACTGGATCGACTGATAGACCGGGGCGTCTTTTTCGAGGAGATAATCGACGAGACGCAGCGGCAGCAGCAGGCGAAAGAATATGTATCTGTGTTTCTGCGTGTAAGCGAACTGGCCGGAGATTTTGAGCGCCTGTTCGCCACGGAGCCGGTCAACTACGGCGCAGTGCTGAATATCACAGAATTGATCCAGGATCTGTGCGAGCTGGATGGTGATGCGGCGCTGGCCAACATACAGCTGCACAAGAGCGGTCGCTATTCCCTGCGGCATTCTTTCCATAGCGCAGTGATGACCGAGATGCTGTTGCGGCATCTGGATCGGCCCCGCGAGGTCAGGAGTTATGCCGTTGCCGGTGCATTGACCATGAACATCGGCATGCTGGAATTGCAGGATCTTCTTTATCAGCAGGACGTGCCGCTCACGCTCGAACAGAAGAGAGCCATCGTCGCCCATCCTGAAATGGCGGTCGAGGCGCTGCGCAAGCAAGGCATCGATCACTCCGTTTGGCTCGAGGTCGTTGGACACCACCACGAGATGATCGATGGGTCCGGCTATCCCAGGCGTCGGTCCGGGGATGAGTTGAGTATTGAATCCCAGGCCGTATCCCTGGCAGACCGTTTCTGTGCCCTGGTTTCCGAGCGAAAATATCGGTCAGGCGTCCTGCCCAGCCTGGCGGCGCAGAATCTGATGAGCCGTCAGGCATCCACCATCGCTCCTGCGCTTGCAACTGCCTTTACCCAGGAAGTCGGGAGCTATCCGCCCGGTACCATGGTTGTCCTCGCCAACGGCGAGGTGGCGGTAGTGGTCAGGCGCTTGTTGAACCTGAAGCAACCGATGGTGCGCAGTCTGCGTTCGCCCAGCGGCATTCGTTATGTGGCGCCCCCGAAGAGGATCGCCAGCGGTCCCGTGTTTGCCATCAAGGAAGCAGTGGATGCGCAAGTGATAAAAGACTTCGATTGGGCGATCCTGTGGTCGTCTGTGCAACTGGATGAGGCCAGCGCCGAATGA
- a CDS encoding tetratricopeptide repeat protein, producing the protein MDRSRSLVFPALLLLLAGCATAPIQPATAPGAPATPAAPPVVPQGAIPQPPVEGVVIEAMPKSDMSSNKAIIALLDRAQHDNEAGQREAADVSLERALRIEPRNAWLWLELAKLRLAQGQYAQAMTLARKSISFAGHDNRLLALNWQVIGNARVGQGDSTGAEEAFKRAADFAHAAQADIVPIF; encoded by the coding sequence ATGGATCGTTCCCGTTCGTTGGTTTTCCCGGCATTGCTGTTGCTGCTGGCCGGATGTGCCACCGCACCGATCCAGCCGGCGACTGCTCCTGGTGCTCCCGCCACGCCTGCAGCGCCTCCGGTGGTGCCGCAGGGGGCGATACCGCAACCGCCGGTCGAAGGAGTCGTCATCGAAGCGATGCCGAAGTCGGACATGTCGAGCAACAAGGCCATCATCGCCCTGCTGGACCGTGCGCAGCACGACAACGAGGCCGGCCAGCGCGAAGCGGCAGATGTGTCGCTGGAACGCGCCTTGCGCATCGAGCCGCGCAACGCCTGGCTGTGGCTGGAACTGGCGAAGCTGCGCCTGGCGCAGGGGCAGTATGCGCAGGCCATGACGCTGGCGCGCAAATCGATCAGTTTCGCCGGGCACGACAATCGGCTGCTGGCCCTGAACTGGCAGGTGATCGGCAATGCCCGCGTCGGACAGGGTGATTCCACGGGCGCGGAAGAGGCGTTCAAACGCGCTGCGGATTTTGCGCATGCAGCGCAAGCGGACATAGTCCCGATCTTCTGA
- the mrcB gene encoding penicillin-binding protein 1B — MKLPSLPWNKLPSGLSFKSRGRAVRLIVLLLMLGLSGYIYYLDVTIREAFEGRKFALPARVYGRALEVYPGLKLTSVQFGEELKRLGYHERPEPNEAATYRYTLNGYEFTTRDFVFGDGPQASQHVRIEFTDGKVSLLQLRGNPDADLPLLRMEPPLIGGIYPGHNEDRELLRLSQVPKPLIDALVATEDRKFYTHWGIDPRGIARALFKTVTGQRIEGGSTLTQQLVKNFFLTSERTLTRKGTEVLMALLLEMHYSKDEILETYINEIFLGQDSSRAIHGFGLASYFYFDRPLDRLELQEMATLVGMVKGPSVYDPRKHPQLTLQRRNVVLQEMVSQNVITQAQFVAAKQKPLGVVQRAPAGTSPYPAFLQYVHRQLERDYREEDLRSEGLRIFTTLDPNIQQQAEQALASRLGQIEKSRKFGANTLEGAVVVSSTQTGEIQAMVGGRDARYAGYNRAIDAQRQIGSLAKPIVYLTALAMPDRYTLITPLDDSPLVWSQPGTTDWKPQNYDRQFHGQVQLRTALAHSYNVATARLGIGLGVDTILDKLPLFGIEKRPPPFASSLLGAFELSPVEVAQLYQTFADNGFRTPLRGIREVVTADGKPLQHYPINVEPVAAAGPVYLLTAAMQGVVREGTAQSMINWLPADLNVAGKTGTTEDLHDSWFAGYTGDHVAVVWVGRDDNQSSGLTGASGAMTVWGEMMKNIQPEPLQPVMPDDIEMVNVDPATGVRYDDDCRTGVLLPFIKGSAPAEKGVCAFAPAAVQLGDRPTAKVEVKPEVKQEPEKKNWLERLFN; from the coding sequence ATGAAGTTGCCCTCTTTGCCCTGGAACAAACTCCCTTCCGGCTTAAGTTTCAAATCGCGTGGCAGGGCAGTGCGCCTGATCGTGCTGCTGTTGATGCTGGGGCTGTCGGGCTACATCTATTATCTCGACGTCACCATCCGCGAAGCATTCGAGGGCCGGAAGTTCGCTTTGCCGGCGCGCGTGTACGGCCGCGCGCTGGAGGTTTATCCGGGACTGAAGCTGACATCGGTACAGTTCGGCGAGGAGTTGAAGAGGCTGGGTTACCACGAACGGCCTGAGCCGAACGAGGCGGCGACCTACAGATACACCTTGAACGGCTACGAGTTCACGACGCGCGATTTCGTGTTCGGCGATGGTCCGCAAGCCTCGCAGCATGTGCGCATCGAATTCACCGACGGCAAGGTGTCGTTGCTGCAGCTGCGCGGCAATCCGGATGCCGACCTGCCTTTGCTGCGCATGGAGCCGCCGCTGATCGGCGGCATCTATCCCGGTCACAACGAAGACCGCGAGCTGTTGCGGCTCAGCCAGGTACCGAAGCCGCTGATCGATGCGCTGGTTGCGACCGAGGACCGCAAGTTCTATACGCACTGGGGCATCGATCCGCGCGGCATCGCGCGTGCCCTGTTCAAGACGGTCACCGGGCAACGCATCGAAGGCGGCAGCACGCTCACCCAGCAGCTGGTGAAGAATTTCTTCCTGACTTCCGAACGCACGCTGACGCGCAAGGGCACTGAGGTGCTGATGGCGCTGCTGCTCGAGATGCATTACAGCAAGGACGAGATACTCGAGACGTATATCAACGAGATATTTCTGGGGCAGGATTCCAGCCGCGCCATCCACGGCTTCGGTCTGGCCAGCTATTTCTACTTCGACCGCCCACTCGATCGTCTGGAACTGCAGGAGATGGCGACGCTGGTCGGCATGGTCAAGGGACCGTCCGTGTATGACCCGCGCAAGCACCCGCAGCTGACGCTGCAGCGGCGCAACGTGGTGCTGCAGGAGATGGTGAGCCAGAACGTCATCACGCAAGCGCAATTCGTTGCGGCCAAGCAGAAGCCGCTGGGCGTGGTCCAGCGCGCACCCGCCGGCACTTCGCCGTATCCGGCGTTCCTGCAGTATGTGCACCGCCAGCTGGAGCGCGACTATCGCGAGGAGGACCTGCGCAGCGAAGGCTTGCGCATCTTCACCACGCTGGACCCTAACATCCAGCAACAGGCGGAACAGGCATTGGCATCGCGTCTCGGGCAGATCGAAAAATCGCGCAAGTTTGGCGCCAATACACTGGAAGGCGCCGTGGTGGTGAGTAGTACGCAGACCGGCGAGATACAGGCGATGGTGGGCGGGCGCGATGCGCGTTATGCAGGGTATAACCGCGCCATCGATGCGCAGCGCCAGATCGGTTCGCTGGCCAAGCCGATCGTCTACCTGACGGCACTGGCGATGCCGGATCGCTATACGCTGATCACGCCGCTGGACGACAGCCCGCTGGTGTGGAGCCAGCCCGGCACCACCGACTGGAAGCCGCAGAACTACGACCGCCAGTTCCACGGCCAGGTGCAGTTGCGCACCGCGCTGGCCCATTCCTACAATGTGGCGACCGCGCGTCTGGGCATCGGGCTCGGTGTCGACACCATCCTCGACAAGCTGCCGCTGTTCGGCATCGAAAAAAGGCCGCCGCCCTTCGCTTCGTCGCTGCTCGGTGCTTTCGAGCTTTCCCCGGTCGAGGTTGCGCAGCTTTACCAGACTTTTGCCGACAACGGGTTCCGCACGCCTTTGCGCGGCATCCGCGAGGTGGTCACTGCAGACGGCAAGCCGCTGCAACATTACCCGATCAACGTCGAGCCTGTCGCTGCGGCCGGACCGGTGTATCTGCTGACGGCTGCGATGCAGGGCGTGGTGCGCGAGGGGACGGCACAGTCGATGATCAACTGGCTGCCTGCCGATCTGAATGTGGCGGGCAAGACCGGCACCACCGAGGATCTGCACGACAGCTGGTTCGCCGGATATACCGGCGACCATGTGGCCGTGGTGTGGGTGGGACGGGACGACAACCAGTCTTCGGGATTGACCGGCGCATCGGGTGCGATGACCGTTTGGGGCGAGATGATGAAAAACATCCAGCCTGAGCCTTTGCAGCCGGTCATGCCGGATGACATCGAGATGGTGAACGTGGACCCGGCCACCGGCGTGCGCTACGACGACGATTGCAGGACCGGTGTGCTGCTGCCTTTCATCAAGGGCTCTGCGCCGGCAGAAAAAGGGGTCTGCGCTTTTGCGCCAGCGGCAGTGCAGCTTGGTGACAGGCCGACGGCGAAGGTAGAAGTGAAACCCGAAGTCAAACAAGAGCCGGAGAAAAAGAACTGGCTGGAAAGGTTGTTCAATTGA
- a CDS encoding ATPase has product MRKKTWLSWSSGKDSAWALHVLRQSAGHEVTGLFTTINSAFERVAMHAVRVRLLRQQAQMVGLPLYLIEIPYPCSDEQYAYAMTDFIMRARNEGVECMAFGDLYLEDVRRYREARMQGTGIEPIFPLWGRPTRPLLQEMLAGGLRACLTCVDPKVLPAEFAGRELTMELLESMPSGIDPCGENGEFHTFVFDGPMFAQPLDIEMGDVVARDGFVFADCKLRDVAL; this is encoded by the coding sequence ATGCGCAAGAAGACCTGGCTTAGCTGGAGCAGTGGCAAAGACAGCGCCTGGGCGCTGCATGTGTTGCGCCAGTCCGCCGGACATGAAGTGACCGGGCTGTTCACCACCATCAACAGCGCATTCGAGCGTGTCGCCATGCATGCCGTACGTGTCCGATTGCTGCGCCAGCAGGCGCAAATGGTCGGCTTGCCGTTGTACCTGATCGAGATACCCTATCCCTGTTCCGACGAACAATATGCCTACGCGATGACGGACTTCATAATGCGTGCCCGCAATGAGGGTGTGGAATGCATGGCGTTCGGCGACCTGTATCTGGAGGATGTGCGCCGCTACCGCGAAGCGCGCATGCAGGGTACCGGCATCGAGCCGATATTCCCGCTGTGGGGGAGACCCACTCGCCCCCTGCTGCAGGAGATGCTGGCTGGCGGTTTGCGCGCCTGCCTCACCTGTGTCGATCCGAAAGTGTTGCCGGCAGAGTTCGCCGGGCGCGAATTGACGATGGAACTGCTGGAGAGCATGCCGTCCGGCATCGATCCTTGCGGCGAGAACGGTGAGTTCCACACTTTCGTATTCGATGGGCCGATGTTCGCGCAGCCGCTCGATATCGAGATGGGCGATGTGGTGGCGCGCGACGGGTTCGTGTTTGCCGATTGCAAGCTGCGCGACGTCGCCTTATAG